In Sulfolobales archaeon, the following are encoded in one genomic region:
- a CDS encoding sugar phosphate nucleotidyltransferase, giving the protein MRDERDLTVLLLAGGRSEKLEKLSGGVQKTFIEILGRPIIEHVINGLKDSIQSRIRRIILVSDRRDLAEPLASRYNDSRVVFVEQREHGVSGAYRAGFDLVDERDRIVLVVYGDIVADKNVYSSILLAGEDYLVKDDFGGIFLGVAEKPRKNHWLMDVDESGIVREIMPSTIRGYGYIAGGIYLVRNSFSRYLRDHSDIASAFREYVKDFKVRILPWGHYWVDIGSPWDLLEASYRILSTLRSSSISRSSRISPHAVIEGPVIIDEEAEIDHNVIIRGPAYIGRRAFIGAYSFIRSYSSIERNVFISSYSEINRSVILPEATIGRGCYIGYSVIGFGSVVEPSVITKNILQQRVEEAMRIVSRGREYSKLGSIIYSKARVYAGRILEAGEEVEID; this is encoded by the coding sequence ATGAGGGATGAGAGGGATCTAACAGTTCTACTTCTTGCAGGCGGTAGATCTGAGAAACTTGAGAAACTTAGTGGAGGTGTTCAGAAGACTTTTATCGAGATTCTTGGAAGACCTATTATAGAGCATGTGATAAATGGCTTGAAAGATTCTATACAGAGTAGAATTAGAAGGATAATACTGGTCTCAGATAGAAGAGATCTAGCTGAGCCTCTTGCATCTAGATATAATGATTCAAGGGTTGTATTCGTTGAACAGCGAGAACACGGGGTTTCAGGAGCTTATAGAGCAGGCTTCGATCTTGTTGATGAGAGAGATAGAATAGTTCTTGTGGTGTATGGAGATATAGTAGCTGATAAGAATGTATACAGCTCTATCCTCTTAGCTGGTGAGGATTATCTTGTGAAAGATGATTTTGGCGGGATCTTCTTAGGAGTTGCTGAGAAACCTAGGAAAAATCACTGGCTTATGGATGTTGATGAGAGTGGTATTGTAAGAGAGATCATGCCATCTACTATTAGAGGTTATGGATATATTGCTGGAGGGATCTACCTGGTTAGAAATTCTTTCTCGAGATATTTAAGAGATCATAGTGATATAGCCTCAGCTTTCAGAGAGTATGTGAAAGATTTCAAAGTAAGAATCCTTCCGTGGGGGCATTATTGGGTAGACATAGGAAGTCCATGGGATCTCCTTGAAGCTAGTTATAGAATTCTAAGTACTTTGAGAAGTAGTAGTATTAGTAGGAGTAGTAGGATATCGCCTCATGCAGTTATTGAAGGACCTGTGATCATAGATGAAGAAGCTGAAATAGATCATAATGTTATCATTAGAGGTCCTGCTTATATAGGTAGAAGAGCTTTCATAGGAGCATATTCTTTTATTAGAAGCTATTCCTCTATAGAGAGAAATGTTTTCATATCCTCCTACTCGGAGATCAATAGATCTGTTATTCTACCGGAGGCTACTATAGGGAGAGGATGCTATATAGGATACTCAGTAATCGGGTTCGGAAGTGTTGTGGAACCTAGTGTGATTACTAAGAATATACTTCAGCAGAGAGTTGAAGAAGCTATGAGAATAGTATCAAGAGGTAGAGAATATAGTAAGCTTGGTAGCATTATCTACTCAAAAGCTAGAGTATACGCTGGAAGAATCCTGGAAGCAGGAGAAGAAGTTGAGATCGATTAG
- the serS gene encoding serine--tRNA ligase codes for MSWTILEMLRKNPEELKEHIRRRLLNPSLVDEAYRIDVEWRKVLREVEELRHRHNIISQQIGSEKDPARREELIKQAKELLIEIDKAEEKLKELENSRERILLQLPNIVHDSVPIGDENSNKPVRVWGVAKVYKEDLETFLSETRGKGVEMSYRIIDWKPVGHADMLEHVLGLGNTEKASEVAASRFYYLFDDLVWLDMALLWYAIDFMTQKGYTLVIPPYMLREEVMRSVTDYDTIRDAIYKIEGEDLVLIGTAEHSIAALHSNEEIDEERLPLKYVGISPCFRREAGAGNRDLKGIFRVHQFHKVEQFIFSLPEQSWELHEEITRNAEELFQGLELPHRVVNIASGELGAPAAKKYDIEVWMPAQAKFREMVSSSNDLDWQSYRLKIRFVRRRGRVKGFVHTLNSTAIASTRTITAILENNQNEDGTVEIPKVLRKYLEPFQRAPKDFIHPRKRKS; via the coding sequence ATGAGCTGGACGATTCTAGAGATGCTTAGGAAGAACCCTGAAGAGCTTAAGGAGCACATTAGAAGAAGACTTCTAAACCCCTCTCTAGTAGATGAAGCATATAGAATAGATGTTGAGTGGAGAAAAGTTCTAAGAGAAGTTGAAGAACTCAGGCACAGGCATAATATTATAAGTCAACAGATAGGTTCTGAAAAAGATCCTGCTAGAAGAGAAGAGCTTATAAAACAAGCTAAAGAACTTCTTATAGAGATAGACAAAGCAGAGGAGAAGTTAAAAGAACTTGAGAACTCGCGAGAGAGAATACTACTTCAGCTACCTAACATAGTTCACGACTCGGTTCCTATAGGCGATGAAAACTCTAATAAACCTGTTAGAGTATGGGGTGTTGCCAAGGTTTATAAAGAGGATCTTGAGACATTTCTCTCAGAGACTAGAGGTAAAGGTGTTGAGATGAGTTACAGGATCATAGATTGGAAGCCTGTGGGACATGCTGACATGCTCGAACACGTTCTAGGTCTGGGGAATACTGAGAAAGCTTCAGAGGTTGCAGCATCACGATTCTACTATCTATTCGATGATCTCGTATGGCTTGACATGGCTCTCCTATGGTATGCTATAGATTTCATGACTCAGAAAGGCTACACACTTGTAATACCTCCCTACATGCTGAGAGAAGAGGTCATGAGATCTGTTACAGACTATGATACGATAAGAGATGCTATATACAAGATCGAAGGAGAGGATCTTGTTCTCATAGGTACCGCAGAACACTCTATAGCAGCACTACATAGTAATGAAGAGATTGATGAAGAAAGACTGCCTCTAAAATACGTTGGCATAAGTCCTTGCTTCAGAAGAGAAGCTGGAGCTGGTAATAGAGATCTGAAGGGTATATTCAGAGTTCATCAGTTCCATAAAGTGGAGCAATTCATATTCTCACTCCCAGAACAGAGTTGGGAGCTTCATGAAGAGATTACTAGAAATGCTGAAGAACTATTCCAAGGTCTAGAGCTTCCTCACAGAGTTGTAAATATAGCTTCAGGAGAGCTGGGAGCTCCGGCAGCTAAGAAATACGATATAGAGGTTTGGATGCCTGCTCAAGCTAAGTTTAGAGAGATGGTTAGTTCTAGCAATGATCTTGACTGGCAGAGTTATAGGCTTAAGATTAGATTCGTGAGAAGAAGAGGAAGAGTTAAAGGTTTTGTTCATACTCTCAATTCAACAGCTATAGCAAGTACGAGAACTATAACAGCAATACTAGAGAATAACCAGAACGAAGATGGAACAGTTGAGATTCCAAAGGTTCTCAGAAAGTATCTAGAGCCTTTCCAGAGAGCTCCTAAAGATTTCATCCATCCCAGGAAGAGGAAGTCCTAA
- a CDS encoding Snf7 family protein, with protein sequence MGIAKDISKRWEGGESIGEKFRKAFSKKEPVKYRLLMSNYKIKALASRIEVQLERLKERDRALFERVVEAIISKDNARATMLANEIAEIRKAAKQLAMVQVALEQISMRIETVVLLGDTFASLAPVLGVVRDLRGLVRGLMPEFSYEMLELEESLREVVLETGEGLSAPYAETAYASPEARKILEEARIVAEQRIKESFPALPTIPTAPETAKSEAQS encoded by the coding sequence ATGGGAATTGCAAAAGATATATCTAAGAGATGGGAGGGTGGAGAATCTATAGGTGAAAAGTTTAGAAAGGCTTTCAGCAAGAAAGAGCCTGTGAAATACAGACTTCTGATGAGCAACTACAAGATTAAAGCTCTCGCATCTAGAATCGAGGTTCAGCTGGAGAGACTTAAGGAGAGAGATAGAGCTTTATTCGAGAGAGTTGTAGAAGCTATAATATCAAAGGATAATGCTAGGGCTACAATGCTTGCTAACGAGATCGCTGAGATTAGAAAGGCTGCTAAGCAGCTGGCAATGGTTCAGGTAGCCCTCGAGCAGATATCCATGAGAATCGAGACAGTAGTACTGCTTGGAGACACATTCGCAAGTCTAGCACCGGTGCTAGGTGTTGTAAGAGATCTCAGAGGACTTGTCAGAGGACTTATGCCAGAGTTCTCATATGAAATGTTAGAGCTTGAAGAGAGTTTGAGAGAGGTAGTACTTGAAACAGGCGAAGGACTTTCAGCACCATATGCCGAGACAGCCTATGCATCACCAGAAGCTAGAAAGATCCTTGAAGAAGCTAGGATTGTTGCAGAGCAGAGGATTAAAGAAAGCTTCCCAGCACTTCCTACAATACCCACAGCTCCAGAGACTGCGAAATCAGAGGCTCAGAGCTAG
- a CDS encoding metal-sulfur cluster assembly factor — protein sequence MSSSAIDKEDIKKKILKILETIYDPEIPIDIYNLGLIYDINVSDDGVVNITMTLTALGCPVANSLPYQVYEILRSELPEVKDINIDVVFEPPWTPLKMTEKGRAMFIEIYGYDIVEQWKKRSGESGSQDPKA from the coding sequence TTGAGCAGTTCTGCTATTGATAAAGAAGATATAAAAAAGAAGATACTAAAGATCCTTGAGACAATATATGATCCTGAGATACCTATAGACATATACAATCTAGGACTGATCTACGATATAAATGTAAGCGATGATGGCGTTGTAAATATCACGATGACCCTAACCGCGCTAGGATGTCCTGTAGCAAACTCACTACCATATCAAGTTTACGAGATACTTAGATCAGAACTGCCCGAGGTTAAAGATATAAATATAGACGTAGTATTCGAACCTCCCTGGACTCCTCTGAAGATGACTGAGAAAGGACGTGCAATGTTTATAGAGATCTATGGGTATGATATTGTAGAGCAGTGGAAGAAGAGATCTGGAGAAAGCGGGTCTCAGGATCCTAAGGCTTGA
- a CDS encoding acyl-CoA dehydrogenase family protein, translating to MESELDLIRRIVREYSEKRIRDIASVIDKENRYPREIIRELGFQGLLAPNIPPEMGGGGLGLKGACVVLEELARYSGSISLIVEVQGILVSHILQKYGSRRVREEILPKIASGEYIASFALSEPCCGSDAAAIESRAERIGGEWVIKGVKTWITQGLYADYFIVFARTGPREERHRNIAAFLVRRSECTKTSPIEVMGFRGTGTAEIILEGCHADDDSVLAGSGSGFKAAMDALNVGRIAISSIGLGLAEESLDEAYRFLRSRRAFDREIIEFQYIQFLLSDLYTLVETSRSLVYKAAEEYDSNPSSDKIPLLAAVTKNFVAPISVHVVGEALRLLGGYGYSRESSVERMYRDVKLLEIGEGTNEVQKLVISRYILRDGFKRLFN from the coding sequence ATGGAGTCTGAACTTGATCTTATTAGAAGAATAGTTAGAGAGTATAGCGAGAAAAGAATCAGAGATATTGCTTCCGTAATAGATAAGGAGAATAGATATCCTAGAGAGATAATCAGAGAACTAGGATTTCAAGGACTTCTAGCACCAAACATACCTCCAGAAATGGGAGGAGGTGGTCTAGGTCTCAAGGGAGCATGTGTAGTTCTAGAAGAGCTTGCAAGATACAGCGGTAGTATATCTCTCATAGTAGAAGTTCAAGGGATTCTGGTATCTCATATTCTTCAGAAGTATGGGAGTAGACGTGTGAGAGAAGAGATACTTCCGAAGATAGCTAGTGGAGAGTATATTGCTTCATTCGCTCTTTCAGAACCTTGTTGTGGTAGTGATGCAGCTGCTATAGAGAGTAGAGCTGAGAGGATCGGCGGTGAATGGGTTATTAAAGGTGTTAAAACATGGATTACGCAAGGTCTCTACGCTGATTATTTTATAGTGTTCGCCAGAACAGGTCCTCGAGAGGAGAGGCATAGGAATATAGCGGCATTTCTAGTTAGGAGGAGTGAGTGTACTAAGACATCTCCTATAGAGGTTATGGGTTTCAGAGGTACTGGAACTGCTGAGATTATTCTAGAAGGATGTCATGCCGATGATGATAGTGTTCTAGCAGGTTCTGGCTCGGGTTTTAAAGCTGCTATGGATGCTCTCAATGTTGGTAGGATTGCTATAAGTTCTATAGGACTTGGTCTTGCTGAAGAATCTCTTGATGAAGCTTACAGATTTCTTAGAAGTAGAAGAGCTTTTGATAGAGAGATTATAGAATTCCAGTATATTCAATTCCTTCTATCGGATCTATATACTCTAGTTGAAACCAGCAGATCTCTGGTTTATAAAGCTGCTGAAGAATATGATTCGAACCCCTCATCTGATAAGATACCTCTTCTCGCGGCAGTGACTAAGAATTTTGTAGCACCTATCTCAGTTCATGTAGTAGGAGAAGCTCTAAGACTTCTCGGAGGATATGGATATAGTAGGGAGAGTTCTGTAGAGAGAATGTATAGAGATGTGAAACTTCTCGAAATAGGTGAGGGGACTAATGAAGTTCAGAAGCTAGTGATCTCGAGATATATATTGAGAGATGGTTTTAAAAGACTTTTCAACTAG
- the aspS gene encoding aspartate--tRNA(Asn) ligase: MKKHFTRDILERGVDGERYEIYGWVSRVRDLGGVKFILIRDREGFIQAVAKKGSVSEEVLRIIEKLSREDVVKISGVFRKNSQAPGGGEIIAENIEILSKVVEPPPIEVENSISSDLSTRLRWRWLDARNPKINLIFRVEAAVAMSFREFFVSEGFIEIFTPRIVGGATEGGAEVFPILYFDKHAFLAQSPQFYKQMGVIAGFEKVFEIGPVFRAEKHHTVRHLTEYHSIDYEVGFIRDYNDVMDVAEKAFKHVVEDISESSIGRQAFKEFKIEKPLTPGSFPRVSLRDLYKILENYGKKIQPGEELDAEGEKAVWRYSLDRYNSDFIFVTDYPWKARPFYTMRRNDDPNYTYGFDLLFRGLEVATGSQREHRYEVLLNQLKEKGLNPDNFWFYLEFFKYGAPPHGGAGIGLERVVMQLLGLDNIREARLLPRDPERLFP; encoded by the coding sequence TTGAAAAAACACTTCACAAGAGATATACTGGAGAGAGGTGTAGACGGCGAGAGATATGAGATCTATGGATGGGTTTCAAGAGTAAGAGATCTAGGAGGAGTTAAATTTATCCTGATAAGAGATAGAGAAGGCTTTATACAGGCTGTAGCTAAGAAAGGCAGTGTCTCTGAAGAAGTTCTCAGAATAATTGAGAAGCTCAGCAGAGAAGATGTTGTAAAGATCAGTGGCGTGTTTAGGAAGAACTCTCAAGCTCCTGGAGGAGGTGAGATAATAGCTGAGAATATCGAGATCCTATCTAAAGTAGTCGAACCTCCTCCTATCGAGGTTGAGAACAGTATTTCATCAGATCTTTCTACGAGGCTTAGATGGAGATGGCTTGATGCTAGAAATCCAAAGATCAATCTTATATTCAGAGTTGAAGCTGCCGTGGCGATGTCATTCAGAGAGTTCTTTGTATCAGAAGGCTTCATAGAGATCTTCACTCCAAGAATCGTTGGAGGAGCTACTGAAGGAGGTGCAGAAGTGTTTCCCATACTATATTTCGATAAACACGCCTTCCTAGCACAATCTCCTCAATTCTATAAGCAGATGGGCGTGATAGCGGGTTTTGAAAAAGTTTTTGAGATAGGTCCTGTGTTCAGAGCTGAGAAGCATCATACTGTAAGACATCTTACAGAATATCATTCTATAGACTATGAAGTAGGCTTTATAAGAGATTATAATGATGTGATGGATGTCGCCGAGAAAGCTTTTAAACATGTGGTAGAAGATATTAGCGAGAGTAGCATAGGAAGGCAGGCTTTCAAAGAATTTAAGATTGAAAAACCTCTGACCCCAGGATCTTTTCCAAGAGTTTCTCTAAGAGATCTATATAAGATTCTCGAGAATTATGGAAAGAAGATCCAGCCAGGCGAGGAATTAGATGCTGAGGGTGAGAAAGCTGTATGGAGATACTCTCTGGATAGATATAACTCAGATTTTATATTTGTAACAGACTATCCTTGGAAGGCAAGACCTTTCTACACAATGAGAAGAAATGATGATCCTAACTATACGTACGGCTTCGATCTCCTCTTCAGAGGTCTTGAAGTAGCTACAGGAAGTCAGAGAGAACATAGGTATGAAGTTCTTCTCAACCAGCTTAAGGAGAAGGGTTTGAACCCAGACAACTTCTGGTTCTATCTAGAATTCTTCAAATACGGAGCACCACCACATGGAGGTGCTGGCATAGGTCTTGAGAGAGTTGTCATGCAGCTTCTAGGTCTTGATAATATAAGAGAAGCAAGACTTCTACCCAGAGACCCCGAGAGACTTTTCCCATAA
- the prf1 gene encoding peptide chain release factor aRF-1: MDRRDLKKILEYLKKWEAPATILLSLYIPPGRPVADVLDLLRREYSIAGNIKLKRTRDSVQTALQIAIDDLTRIPKIPENGLVIFAGVDPESGEQVHMLFEPPDPVPVFFYRTDKWFHIEFLQPMIEESEVYGIILIERDQATLALLKPSGFVILDEIEDYIPGKHSKGGQSQRRYDRIIEQMVEEFYKKVAERASREFIPLLEEKKLKGLLIGGPGYSKIDFIRGEYLDYRLRSLIVGEPIDVSYQGEAGVRELLEKAKDLLKGHKYIESLKAFEEFKYHIAKDDGLALYGLNEIREALNMGAVEKLIILEESEKAEELSKLALSKGSEVVYISETLPEGMWIKKTFGDAVAILRYRIY; this comes from the coding sequence GTGGATCGAAGGGATCTCAAAAAGATCTTAGAATATCTTAAGAAATGGGAGGCTCCGGCAACAATTCTTCTGAGTCTCTACATACCTCCTGGAAGACCTGTAGCCGATGTTCTTGATCTGTTGAGGAGAGAATACTCTATAGCAGGAAACATAAAACTTAAGAGAACCAGAGACTCTGTACAGACAGCTCTTCAAATAGCTATAGATGATCTGACAAGAATCCCTAAGATTCCTGAGAACGGTCTCGTAATATTTGCAGGAGTAGATCCAGAGTCAGGAGAACAAGTTCACATGCTCTTCGAACCTCCTGATCCTGTTCCTGTATTCTTCTACAGAACGGATAAGTGGTTTCACATAGAATTTCTCCAGCCAATGATCGAAGAATCAGAGGTCTACGGCATAATACTAATAGAGAGAGATCAAGCAACTCTAGCTCTTCTCAAACCCAGTGGATTTGTAATACTAGATGAGATAGAAGACTACATACCTGGAAAACATAGCAAGGGTGGTCAGAGTCAGAGAAGATATGATAGAATCATAGAGCAGATGGTTGAAGAATTCTACAAGAAAGTTGCTGAGAGAGCTTCTCGAGAGTTCATACCGCTTCTAGAAGAGAAGAAGCTTAAAGGATTGTTAATAGGAGGACCCGGATATTCTAAGATAGATTTCATAAGAGGAGAATACCTAGACTATAGACTCAGATCATTGATTGTAGGAGAACCTATAGATGTATCCTACCAAGGAGAAGCAGGTGTTAGAGAACTTCTTGAGAAGGCTAAAGACCTGTTAAAAGGTCATAAGTATATAGAATCTCTAAAGGCATTTGAGGAGTTTAAATACCATATAGCTAAAGACGATGGACTAGCTCTCTACGGATTAAACGAGATAAGAGAAGCACTTAACATGGGTGCTGTAGAGAAGTTGATTATCTTGGAGGAATCTGAGAAAGCTGAGGAGCTCAGCAAGCTAGCTCTATCCAAAGGCTCTGAAGTTGTGTATATAAGTGAAACACTTCCAGAGGGTATGTGGATCAAGAAAACATTCGGAGACGCTGTAGCTATACTGAGATACAGGATATACTAG
- a CDS encoding LSm family protein codes for MSEAAARLLNEAIGKVVLIKLRGERSIRGRLRSFDIHLNIVLDDAEEVRDDGSSRKLGTVIVRGENVVLISPGD; via the coding sequence TTGAGCGAAGCTGCGGCAAGACTGCTTAACGAAGCTATAGGAAAGGTAGTCCTGATAAAACTAAGAGGCGAGAGAAGTATTAGAGGAAGACTTAGAAGCTTTGATATACATCTTAATATAGTTCTAGACGATGCAGAAGAAGTTAGAGATGATGGAAGTTCTAGAAAACTAGGCACAGTAATAGTAAGAGGAGAGAACGTGGTTCTAATATCACCAGGAGACTAG
- a CDS encoding glycosyltransferase family 39 protein — MSERMSRRIFGILFLIAFLYAFLSFIYYYRTPFYDSYISDEIWYVDSARNLLYLLNLSPRVYPPYTATIFIRPEADLQDFTSMLREKLPCISILSTLSKIKAVYVSSNNISCIEDVNMLPEVKYTRLGYIYGDASSIDTYYNLEHPPLGKYFIMISMYLLGDQPFFWRLPSLILGFLKVFLAGYIVYRLTRDPLFGVLGSLALLMDPLNIYMDGVAMLEPYVSFFTLLAAFLIALERYEIGGVLIGLAGASKMSGFFLSLPALLLSITKGFRKAVQSSIIIPILVFILINIPIIALFGYEGWWKNSIEGAISWHLSTKTRPGEGPPISAPWEWFLGVNPFYLTVNPDTPARGNIIIYLSVIILSAFLLPFMNRYRAISSLIILTYGTWFGYVLIWIAGNRSEYSFYMAQISPLFDILFVLLIYVMYSEIDHIRRFYSELSERIYKILRRLVEKSFKTISQYISRDH; from the coding sequence GTGTCTGAGAGGATGTCGCGAAGAATCTTCGGAATCTTATTTCTCATAGCTTTTCTCTACGCTTTTCTTTCTTTCATCTACTACTATAGAACACCTTTCTATGATTCTTATATATCTGATGAGATCTGGTATGTTGATTCTGCGAGAAATCTGCTCTATCTCTTAAATCTCTCTCCCAGAGTTTATCCTCCTTATACTGCTACCATATTCATAAGACCTGAAGCTGATCTTCAGGATTTTACTAGTATGCTGAGAGAAAAACTTCCATGTATTTCTATTCTCTCAACTCTTTCTAAGATTAAGGCTGTGTATGTTTCTTCTAATAATATCTCATGTATAGAAGATGTGAACATGCTTCCTGAGGTCAAGTATACTAGGCTAGGCTATATCTATGGTGATGCTTCTTCTATAGATACATACTACAACCTAGAACATCCTCCTCTCGGCAAGTATTTTATAATGATTTCAATGTATCTCTTAGGCGACCAACCCTTCTTCTGGAGACTTCCATCTCTCATACTAGGTTTTTTAAAAGTCTTCTTAGCAGGATATATAGTCTATAGGCTTACAAGAGATCCTCTCTTCGGAGTTCTCGGCTCTCTCGCTCTTCTAATGGATCCCTTGAACATATACATGGATGGAGTGGCAATGCTCGAACCCTATGTCTCATTCTTCACACTATTAGCGGCATTCCTCATAGCTTTAGAACGCTACGAGATAGGAGGAGTCTTGATAGGTCTCGCAGGAGCATCTAAGATGAGCGGCTTCTTCCTCTCACTACCAGCACTTCTTCTCTCAATAACCAAGGGTTTTAGAAAAGCAGTCCAAAGCTCTATAATCATACCTATTCTAGTCTTCATACTCATCAACATACCTATAATAGCATTATTCGGCTATGAAGGGTGGTGGAAGAACAGCATTGAAGGAGCTATTTCATGGCATCTCTCAACAAAGACAAGACCTGGAGAAGGACCTCCTATATCAGCTCCTTGGGAATGGTTTTTAGGAGTGAATCCATTCTATCTGACGGTAAATCCCGACACTCCTGCTAGAGGGAATATCATAATATATTTAAGCGTCATAATCTTATCAGCGTTTCTTCTACCTTTTATGAATAGATATAGAGCTATAAGCAGTCTAATAATTCTCACCTACGGAACATGGTTTGGATATGTTCTCATATGGATCGCCGGAAATAGATCTGAGTACAGCTTTTATATGGCTCAGATATCACCTTTATTCGATATACTATTCGTTCTACTTATATACGTAATGTACTCTGAAATAGATCATATAAGAAGATTCTATTCCGAGCTTTCAGAGAGAATCTACAAGATCTTGAGAAGACTAGTTGAAAAGTCTTTTAAAACCATCTCTCAATATATATCTCGAGATCACTAG
- a CDS encoding 50S ribosomal protein L37e, translated as MTKGTPSMGKRSNKVTHIKCRRCGRVAFNVSKGYCAACGYGRSSRIRRYRWASRKVTRVRLPSR; from the coding sequence ATCACCAAAGGAACTCCTTCAATGGGAAAGAGATCTAATAAAGTAACCCATATAAAATGCAGAAGATGTGGAAGAGTAGCATTTAACGTATCAAAAGGATACTGCGCAGCATGTGGATATGGAAGGTCGAGCAGAATTAGAAGATACAGATGGGCGTCTAGGAAAGTGACGAGAGTAAGACTACCGAGTAGATAG
- a CDS encoding ribbon-helix-helix domain-containing protein, with protein MNRKSETPITEVLGLRRSNSSTRVVTIKLDEELLQKIDITWQRLGYSSRSNFLKDAVQLYLRMISLIESSTPITYDPRIQSMSEFIEKLLKRCVSYSRE; from the coding sequence ATGAATCGAAAATCGGAGACACCTATCACCGAGGTGCTGGGATTAAGAAGATCAAATTCTTCAACTCGTGTGGTAACCATTAAATTAGATGAGGAATTGCTTCAAAAGATTGATATCACATGGCAGAGACTTGGGTATAGTAGCAGAAGTAATTTTCTTAAGGATGCTGTACAGCTTTATCTGAGAATGATATCTTTAATAGAGAGCTCCACACCTATTACATATGATCCTAGGATTCAGAGCATGTCTGAATTCATAGAAAAACTGCTAAAGAGATGTGTTTCGTACTCGAGAGAGTAA
- a CDS encoding helix-turn-helix domain-containing protein — MSLNPVDRAVLDYLKRKPYSKPREIAEGLGFSLTSVRIALYRLRERGLVVRTSKGYTARTTSSISSSDASNTEILGTVVLREDLLRSFSDLRDRVSELEKSFQDLMDVVGRLEREVGELRLMLRSIQEILRTNTRKSISDPLLSRLMTEKILSISEARRYASEGLGTLDRYIESGAAVIVGKFVVSRDLYDLVISQMPINVEKLNSMSAKEKILIETLINEGYAYIDGEHMIRLIES, encoded by the coding sequence ATGAGTCTAAACCCGGTTGATAGAGCTGTACTTGATTATCTGAAGAGAAAACCCTATTCAAAGCCTCGTGAGATAGCAGAAGGTCTGGGATTTAGTCTTACATCTGTGAGGATAGCACTTTATAGACTTAGAGAGAGGGGTCTTGTCGTTAGAACTAGCAAGGGCTACACTGCTAGAACTACTTCTTCTATAAGTAGTAGTGATGCTTCGAATACCGAGATCCTTGGAACAGTTGTTCTTCGAGAAGATCTTCTGAGAAGCTTCAGTGATCTGAGAGATAGAGTTTCAGAGCTTGAGAAAAGCTTCCAGGATCTGATGGATGTCGTGGGAAGACTAGAGAGAGAAGTAGGAGAACTTAGACTGATGCTAAGATCTATTCAGGAGATCCTTAGAACAAATACTAGGAAAAGTATTTCAGATCCTCTTCTAAGTAGACTGATGACAGAAAAGATACTCAGCATAAGCGAGGCTAGAAGATATGCATCAGAAGGTCTGGGAACTCTAGATAGATATATAGAATCAGGTGCTGCAGTTATAGTTGGTAAATTCGTGGTAAGCAGAGATCTATATGATCTTGTGATCTCTCAGATGCCTATAAATGTTGAGAAACTTAATAGCATGAGCGCTAAGGAGAAGATATTAATAGAAACATTGATCAACGAAGGATACGCTTACATAGATGGAGAGCACATGATCAGACTTATAGAGAGCTAG